The following coding sequences are from one bacterium window:
- a CDS encoding RHS repeat-associated core domain-containing protein: MKDRLGSIINIMDASENLKTTYSYDAFGQPTGTYHSGQVDCMYRFTGCQRHSDSCFQRRTNWVGSHVPSSPQPRVRERRLSAFYRARYYNQSLGRFFSRDPIFSLSSLYAYCHNSPANFTDPFGLLADSIGGDVAGTPMGMYHPLYRGPRNLPCAAKGNKVKVAGKTYTSTGEKSVDGGEIYEAEDGSSITVYEYEDGTYTYVWNFSTEVTGSGSRGSGDDFTGEDWADFENHGYSYGYRKEIADNYN, from the coding sequence ATGAAGGACCGCCTCGGCTCCATAATCAACATCATGGACGCTAGCGAGAACCTCAAAACCACGTATAGCTACGACGCCTTTGGCCAACCGACCGGGACGTATCACTCTGGCCAGGTGGATTGCATGTATCGCTTCACCGGGTGCCAACGGCACTCGGATAGCTGCTTTCAGCGGCGAACAAACTGGGTCGGCTCGCACGTTCCGAGCTCCCCTCAGCCCAGGGTAAGGGAGCGGAGGCTCTCCGCCTTCTATCGTGCCCGCTACTACAACCAGTCCCTCGGGCGCTTCTTCTCCCGCGACCCCATCTTCTCCCTTTCCTCCCTCTACGCCTACTGCCACAACTCCCCCGCCAACTTCACCGACCCGTTCGGCCTGCTCGCCGACTCAATTGGTGGCGATGTCGCTGGTACCCCGATGGGAATGTATCATCCTTTGTACCGAGGGCCCCGAAACCTTCCTTGTGCTGCAAAGGGCAATAAGGTCAAGGTGGCCGGCAAGACTTACACAAGCACGGGCGAGAAAAGTGTCGACGGTGGAGAAATATATGAGGCCGAGGATGGGTCAAGCATAACTGTATATGAATATGAAGACGGCACATATACATATGTTTGGAATTTTAGCACTGAGGTTACAGGTAGTGGATCACGCGGCTCCGGGGACGACTTCACGGGCGAAGACTGGGCGGACTTTGAGAACCATGGATATAGTTATGGCTACCGAAAGGAAATAGCCGATAACTACAATC